One Burkholderia sp. WP9 genomic window, CGTGGGCGGAGGCACGCTGTTTGCTCCTTGTTGCGAACCAAAGCAGTGCAATCACGCAAAGCCCTGTAAGCAAGGGGATTTCAAGCCGCGTTAGCCCACGCACAGGAGCGCCTCATGTCTCAACATCTGAAGCCGGAAGATCGCGTAAGTTGGAATACGCCGCAAGGCGTCACGCATGGCAAGGTCGTGCGTGTCATTTCTTCCCATACGACTGTGGAAGGCAGAACCGTCAATGCGTCGAAGTCCGATCCGCATTACGAAGTGGAAAGTGAGAAAAGCGGCAAGCGAGCCGTTCATCGCGGCGACGCATTGCATCGGATCGGGAAATGAATGAAACGCGTGCGCCAGGCGTCATTTAATACGGATGGCTAAGCACATTGATTGACCTGCGAACTATGGCGCCGCGATCGGCAAAGCTTGCTGGCCCGTTAGCAACCCGCCGTCAAGCGCGCGCCTCAGTGTGTGCCCAACGGCCTCAACAGATTGCGCAGCGCGCCCACGGTAATCGGACGCGAGAACCAGAAGCCTTGCGCTTCATCGCAACCGAGCGCTTCCAGTTGCGCCGCCTGCTCCGCCGTTTCGACGCCTTCGGCCGTCACGCGCAGTTTGAGCGCATGCGCCATGGCGATGATCGCGCCGACCAGCGCCTCGCACTGTGGATCGGTGCTCATGCGCATCACAAACGAGCGGTCGATTTTCAGGCGATTCAGCGGAAAACGCGTCAGATACGCGAGGCTCGAATAGCCGGTGCCGAAGTCGTCCACCGCCACTTCCACGCCCAGATCGCGCAACGCAAAGAGCGTCTGCAAAGCTTGCTCGGTGTCGCCGAGGAGGACACCCTCGGTGATTTCCACCTCGAGGTATGAGGGGTCGAGCGCGGCCTCTTCCAGCGCCTCGCGGATCGTCTCGAACAGGTTTTGCCGCTGGAACTGCTGCGGCGACACATTGACCGCGAAGCGCGGCAACGTGCCGGTCAGCCGGAGCAATTTGCCGGCGTCGCGGCATGCGGTCCGGATCACCCATTCGCCGATCTGCTCGATCAAACCCGCCTCCTCCGCGACCGGCACGAATTCGACGGGGCTGATCAGGCCGCGCTGCGGATGGTTCCAGCGCAGCAGGGTTTCGACTTGCGCGATGCGGCCGTTGGCGAGCGTCACCTGCGGTTGATACACGAGATGCAACTGCTGCCGCTCGATCGCTTCGCGAAGCATGGTCTCCAGTTCGAAGCGGCGCGCGGCCTGGCCTTCCAGTGCAGTGGAAAAACGCCGCACCGCATTGCCGGTCACGGCCGAGGCCGCCGACAACGCCACGCCCGCGCGACGCATCAGCGTAGGCGCATCGCCGCCGTCGGCCGGATAAGCCACGATGCCGATGCTCGCGGTAATGTTCAACGTCGTGCCGGCGTAATCGATCGCTTCGGCGATACGGCCTAATGCTTCAGCGGCGAAGGCGTCGGCGGCCGCACCGGTTTCGTTGACCAGCAACGCGAACTGCGTTCCGCCGATCGAGGCGATCGTGCCGTCGTTTGGAAAGAGACCGCGCAACCGTTCACCGACGATCTGCAGCACGAGCTCGGCCGCGTGCAATCCAAGCGCATCGCGCAGTTTGCGCAGATGGTCGAGCTCGGCGATCAGCACGGTAAAACCGCTGCCGTTACGCTGGCAACGCGCGATCGTCAGTTCCAGCCGTTCGGTAAACAGCGTTTGATTCGGCAGACGGGTCACGCCGTCGTGATGTGCGACGTACCAGAGGCGCGCTTCGGACTGCGCGTAACGCGTCATGTCGAAGGCCATGCCCACGTAGCGCGCCGGACGCGCGGCAATTCCGCCAGCATGCGCCGAACCCTGGACGAGCGGCGCCAACGCGAGCACCACGCGAATCGGCGTGCCATTGCGGCGCAGGAAACTCCATTCGCCTTCATAGCGCGAGGTCACCATGGCGAGCGGCGGCAGTTCGGTGTGGCGCCTCGCGAATTCGGCCGGATCGAACAACGACTCGAAGGTACGCACGCCGACCAGGTGTTCTGCCGCAAACCCCGTTAGCTTTTCGAAAGCGGCATTGACGGACTCGAAGGTGCCGTCCGCGGCGCAGATGAACATACCGCAAGGCGCCGAGGCTAGCGCGGCGTCGCGCGTGCGCGATTCGGCGAAGAGGTGGTCGTGCATCGCGCCAGCCTTTTGATATTCCTGAGTAGTGGATGTGATCGAACGTGTTCTTGACGCGCGCGCAAACTGTAAGGCCCTGAAACTACGGTCCGATGTACTGGAGGACCGTGCGTATGATAACGGCTTTCGCGCCCCCGCCGACCTCGCAGGCTTCGCATTCGTCGCGCCAATCGTTTCCCTTGGTGTAATCCCCGATTCGTTGCTGTATCGGTGGCGATCTCAATCTGTAACGCGCGCTCGCCTTCGGGCATGACGGCAACGGAGGAAGTCGCCGGCGTCTTGATCGTGATGGGCAGATATCGCATGCGCGCCAGTTGACGGTTCGAGCGGAACACCACGAGCGGTGTGTCGAGCAGCGTCACGCTGATGGGTTCGTCGGCGATCTCGGTGGCGAACGCCACCGGATGCCGATAGCGGCTGAGACTGTCGCAGTCGCGGCTATCGAAAGTGCAATTGCGGGGTAATGCGGGGAACGCTGAAGCTACTCTACGGATGAAAAAAGATGGGGTGCTTCGGCACCACCGCCGCTTTATCCTCAGGAAGCCGACGCGGCGCGCGGCAACGCTGCCTCGATGAACACCGCGCACAGCGCTTCCATGCCCTTCGCGTCTTCTTCGTCGAAGCGCGCGACGACCGGGCTGTCGACATCCCACACGCCGATCAG contains:
- a CDS encoding DUF2945 domain-containing protein, coding for MSQHLKPEDRVSWNTPQGVTHGKVVRVISSHTTVEGRTVNASKSDPHYEVESEKSGKRAVHRGDALHRIGK
- a CDS encoding EAL domain-containing protein gives rise to the protein MHDHLFAESRTRDAALASAPCGMFICAADGTFESVNAAFEKLTGFAAEHLVGVRTFESLFDPAEFARRHTELPPLAMVTSRYEGEWSFLRRNGTPIRVVLALAPLVQGSAHAGGIAARPARYVGMAFDMTRYAQSEARLWYVAHHDGVTRLPNQTLFTERLELTIARCQRNGSGFTVLIAELDHLRKLRDALGLHAAELVLQIVGERLRGLFPNDGTIASIGGTQFALLVNETGAAADAFAAEALGRIAEAIDYAGTTLNITASIGIVAYPADGGDAPTLMRRAGVALSAASAVTGNAVRRFSTALEGQAARRFELETMLREAIERQQLHLVYQPQVTLANGRIAQVETLLRWNHPQRGLISPVEFVPVAEEAGLIEQIGEWVIRTACRDAGKLLRLTGTLPRFAVNVSPQQFQRQNLFETIREALEEAALDPSYLEVEITEGVLLGDTEQALQTLFALRDLGVEVAVDDFGTGYSSLAYLTRFPLNRLKIDRSFVMRMSTDPQCEALVGAIIAMAHALKLRVTAEGVETAEQAAQLEALGCDEAQGFWFSRPITVGALRNLLRPLGTH